One part of the Dyadobacter sp. 676 genome encodes these proteins:
- a CDS encoding T9SS type A sorting domain-containing protein translates to MKSVYNILLLILLSAYAQASHLRGGEILASHVSGQTYRIKVRLYLDTQSGKGAADALSSVTACLGNGDTKTLPRTSITAISTHVAVGEYEASYTYPTSGIYQISVALDSRTGNILNLPNALTTSQFLWTVIDTQAPNSTPVLPYLEFEAGVRQVFSIDLKPTVADNDSITVKVARLSKPSPGTCGVRMVDHSYLFPNEISATGTFRVEPAQNKLVWTAPEVVGSYLFAIIVAEWRNGARISESYREGLVTVIDRPGETVEVPPYESSENGGVITSTPVVRSPEVSMAIQAYPVPTEDFLTVKAYSKQRAIIRLQLIDLNGRILTEIASKTPQIAVQEEFDMRRLVKGVYLIRASNDKDAVTQKVVR, encoded by the coding sequence ATGAAATCAGTCTACAATATTCTCTTACTGATCCTGCTTTCCGCTTACGCGCAGGCGTCGCACCTGCGGGGCGGGGAAATTCTGGCAAGCCACGTTTCGGGGCAAACCTATCGTATCAAGGTGAGGTTATACCTCGATACCCAAAGTGGTAAAGGCGCAGCGGACGCTCTGAGCTCGGTAACTGCCTGCCTCGGTAATGGCGACACCAAAACCCTTCCCCGTACTTCGATTACCGCCATTTCCACACATGTGGCCGTGGGTGAATATGAGGCATCTTATACGTACCCGACATCCGGTATTTACCAGATTTCGGTCGCATTGGACAGCCGGACCGGCAACATCCTGAACCTGCCGAATGCTTTAACGACCTCCCAGTTCCTCTGGACGGTCATCGACACCCAGGCCCCCAACTCCACGCCGGTATTGCCCTATCTCGAATTTGAAGCGGGTGTTCGCCAGGTTTTTTCCATTGACCTTAAACCGACAGTGGCGGACAACGACAGCATCACCGTCAAAGTTGCCCGGCTAAGCAAGCCCTCGCCCGGCACATGCGGCGTGCGGATGGTCGACCACAGTTACCTTTTCCCCAACGAAATCAGCGCTACCGGAACATTCCGCGTGGAGCCGGCCCAAAACAAACTGGTTTGGACGGCACCCGAAGTCGTGGGTAGTTATCTTTTTGCAATTATCGTGGCCGAATGGCGAAATGGCGCCAGGATTTCGGAAAGTTACCGGGAAGGCCTGGTGACAGTCATCGACCGGCCGGGCGAAACTGTCGAAGTGCCGCCTTACGAATCGTCCGAAAACGGCGGCGTGATAACTTCCACTCCTGTTGTCCGATCCCCGGAAGTATCCATGGCGATTCAGGCTTACCCGGTGCCTACGGAAGATTTTCTGACGGTAAAGGCATACAGCAAGCAACGCGCGATCATCCGTTTGCAACTGATAGACCTGAATGGCCGCATTCTCACCGAAATCGCAAGCAAAACCCCGCAGATTGCGGTACAGGAAGAATTCGATATGCGCAGGCTCGTGAAGGGTGTCTACCTTATCCGTGCGAGCAACGATAAAGATGCCGTGACGCAGAAAGTCGTAAGATAA
- a CDS encoding TetR/AcrR family transcriptional regulator, translating to MGIVERRERLRIQVRSDIVKTAKDIAREDGWTAVSIRKIADVIEYSPPILYEYFESKDKLLEAIRMEGFDYLQGEFVKIKGHFSNPQKQLVEVAQTIWNFAVENPEVFQVMFNLEGAYCDSKKAYSHAMSIKDNPVWEMIAGLRPKSGELVTKTYYEWWCLTFGFISITMTTQPRYAFSQAEPVYMEGIRRFIRSIM from the coding sequence ATGGGAATAGTAGAGCGAAGAGAGCGGCTTAGAATACAGGTACGCTCAGACATCGTTAAGACAGCCAAGGACATTGCCCGGGAGGATGGCTGGACGGCTGTTTCGATTCGCAAGATCGCTGATGTGATTGAATACAGCCCACCTATTCTCTATGAATATTTCGAAAGCAAAGACAAGCTCCTGGAAGCTATCCGCATGGAAGGCTTCGACTATTTGCAGGGGGAGTTTGTAAAAATAAAAGGTCATTTCAGCAATCCGCAGAAACAGCTTGTGGAAGTTGCGCAGACGATCTGGAACTTTGCCGTCGAGAATCCGGAAGTTTTCCAGGTGATGTTCAACCTCGAAGGCGCCTACTGCGATTCGAAGAAGGCCTATTCGCACGCGATGAGCATCAAGGACAACCCGGTTTGGGAAATGATCGCAGGGCTTCGTCCCAAATCGGGAGAGCTCGTTACCAAGACTTACTACGAGTGGTGGTGCCTGACCTTCGGGTTTATCAGCATTACCATGACCACCCAGCCCCGTTACGCCTTTTCACAGGCGGAGCCGGTGTACATGGAAGGCATCCGGAGGTTCATCCGGAGCATTATGTAA
- a CDS encoding alpha/beta hydrolase has translation MSALLSSCFSRYIISAKEVRKHYADKKVKPREIFLRNDTLSLSLASMGPDTLPMLLLIHGAPGSLWGYMNLMDDEDLQKHFHIVSVDRVGYGKSRLKKKRYVTSIATQANALLPVFSLNKSGQKVIVLGRSYGAPIAAKLTSLAPEQVKELIMVSPVIDPEKERFFWFSKWGRMSFIQLFLPRAFNAATAEKYSHADELRKLLPVWEKIHVPTTVIQGGNDWIADPANIDFAKKHIKSKRAQYIFLYNAGHMITFSHASMIKEMLLKSRLFQDKITALDVGPSGGEIGN, from the coding sequence TTGTCCGCTTTACTGAGCTCCTGCTTTTCCCGGTATATTATTTCAGCCAAGGAAGTGCGGAAACACTATGCTGATAAAAAGGTCAAGCCGAGGGAAATATTCCTCAGGAACGACACACTTTCCCTTTCCCTGGCCAGCATGGGGCCCGATACGCTTCCGATGCTGCTGCTTATCCACGGAGCCCCCGGCTCCCTGTGGGGTTATATGAACCTGATGGACGATGAGGATTTGCAAAAGCATTTCCACATTGTGTCGGTCGACAGGGTGGGTTATGGTAAATCGCGACTGAAAAAGAAACGCTATGTGACGTCCATCGCAACCCAGGCCAACGCCCTGCTACCGGTGTTCTCGCTGAACAAAAGCGGGCAGAAGGTAATCGTGCTCGGTCGTTCCTACGGTGCGCCCATCGCTGCAAAGCTGACTTCCCTCGCCCCCGAGCAGGTGAAGGAGCTCATTATGGTTTCGCCAGTGATCGATCCCGAAAAAGAGCGGTTTTTCTGGTTTTCGAAATGGGGCAGGATGAGTTTCATCCAGCTTTTTCTGCCGAGGGCGTTTAACGCAGCGACCGCCGAAAAATACAGTCATGCCGACGAGTTGCGGAAGCTCCTGCCGGTTTGGGAAAAAATCCATGTGCCTACGACGGTTATCCAGGGTGGCAACGACTGGATCGCCGACCCTGCGAATATCGATTTTGCCAAAAAACATATCAAAAGCAAGCGTGCTCAATACATATTCCTTTACAATGCGGGACATATGATTACATTCTCGCATGCGTCGATGATCAAGGAAATGCTGCTGAAAAGCCGTTTGTTCCAGGACAAGATCACGGCGCTGGACGTGGGGCCGAGCGGCGGGGAGATCGGAAACTGA
- the epsC gene encoding serine O-acetyltransferase EpsC: protein MTATHQALFFERLTAQNEKYRYKLPSRQDAGKFIQNLINFLFPISKDCPSCPAKDLAMKYADLRNDLDCMLQPLLPQLDRDKNEILDEVFARIPDIYESLLADARSITDNDPASVSIEEVISVYPGFMAIATYRFAHSFAKSGIPLLPRMLTEFAHSQTGIDIHPNATIGHSFFIDHGTGVVIGETTHIGNNVKLYQGVTLGATHVSKSLASHKRHPTIEDNVVVYANATILGGETVIGHDSIIGGNAWLTKSVPPYSLVYHQSKIEIRQHSAPSVT from the coding sequence ATGACAGCCACCCATCAAGCACTTTTTTTTGAGCGCCTCACCGCGCAGAACGAAAAATACAGGTACAAGCTGCCCTCACGGCAGGATGCAGGGAAATTTATCCAGAACCTGATCAATTTTCTCTTTCCGATCAGCAAGGATTGCCCCAGCTGCCCTGCCAAGGACCTGGCTATGAAGTATGCCGATTTGCGTAACGACCTGGATTGCATGTTGCAACCGCTCCTGCCCCAGCTCGACCGCGACAAGAACGAAATCCTCGATGAGGTATTTGCCCGGATTCCGGACATTTACGAATCTCTGCTCGCCGACGCGAGGTCGATTACGGATAACGATCCGGCTTCTGTAAGTATCGAGGAAGTGATATCGGTATATCCGGGTTTTATGGCCATTGCCACATATCGCTTCGCACATTCTTTTGCCAAAAGCGGCATTCCGCTGCTCCCGCGCATGCTTACGGAATTTGCCCACAGCCAGACCGGCATCGACATCCACCCGAATGCGACAATCGGGCATTCGTTTTTCATCGACCACGGCACGGGTGTCGTAATCGGCGAAACGACCCATATCGGGAATAATGTGAAGTTGTATCAGGGCGTGACGCTCGGGGCGACGCATGTTTCGAAATCGCTTGCCTCGCACAAACGGCATCCTACCATCGAAGACAACGTGGTGGTTTATGCCAATGCGACCATTCTGGGTGGAGAAACCGTGATCGGCCATGATTCGATCATCGGCGGAAATGCGTGGTTAACGAAAAGCGTACCTCCATATTCCCTGGTTTATCACCAAAGTAAAATAGAGATACGCCAGCATTCAGCTCCTTCTGTTACATAA